The region TTCGCCTGGGTTTCTGTCTGGGCAGGTCTGAGGCAGAGTCATCTCTCAATACAAATGCCAGCAGCCACACTGTGCCATtgtcttgaactttttccatatttagaaggaaaatcagaaattaaaaatgtttgcaaatgtgAAATCTTAATAAGTAGAGCACAATAAAGCAGGGATGGTTGTCAGTTTTTACAGCCTCGACACTGCAGCACAGTGACGTCTGGTAGGAGTGAAGAATATTAGCAGGACTTTTCCTAATTTGCCTTCTACCTTATGCTGGTAGAGGAATACAAAAAGCTGGAAATTATCTCCATGTTTcctgagaaataaatatatgtttctTCCTGAATCCTGTCTGACCTTTCCCAGACAAACTTCCTGATGGAAAAGCTTTGTGTACATCCTGACTTTGGATCCAGTTCTTGACAAGACTTCCTTCTGCCCCCAGTTGACCAGTGGAGACCAGTGTGTGGTCCAGCAAATGGCTCTGGGGTGGCTGTGGTTTTGTTGTTGGCTCGATTCCAGTTTCTTCTCTTGATGTGCCCTTGGGCAAGGGACTTGAAGAAAATGAGAAGTGGCTAAAGATTTGACTGTTAATGCAGCTGTGTTGGTTAGACATTGGTTGAAAACAGGAACTGAAATTAAGGAGTTTCAAATGgaacagaagcagaaatgttCAGGATGTTGAACATTTCTGGTAAGAAACTTAATTTAATGCAGCATCTAAATGTAGTTGGGTATGAGGACGTTAAAGTGGTTAAACTACTGAGACTGTTTGCTTAGTCCTATGAATTTCTTTCCCCCGTGCACAGTTCATAAATGTCTGAATTCTTTACTTATGTGTTTTGGAGgttcatggaaaaaaataactatttttgaAAGCtcagtttaaattttctttcctttcaatATTTCCAAGCATAAGCTGTTTTTGTATTGTCATACATGctggattttcttctttattcttGAATAAAATATTGAGTTTTGAGAAAGTTATTGCATCCCAATCACTGACTTATTAATCTGGTTTGTGTTCAACCTTTTATACtgataccccaaaataaaatccatagcAAAGCTTTAGAGCAGGAGACAACTCCAGAACTCAAGGGCCGGTGGCCTGCAACATTCAGATGTGTCCCTGGAACCAAATAGCTGCTCTCCTCAGTGCAGTCAgcttctccagagtcctgctaacgactCAGGGAAGCAAGTGATTGCATCACTAATGCCTTCAGGACAACCATGCACACTCACTCATTCACAGCTAAGGAGAGTTTAGAGAGAGGTTCAGTTTTAGAGCTTTGCCAAGGTAAataagatcggtggataagattgACTTCACATGTATTGGCCGATCTCTCATCGCCCAAAATTTTCTTTTTCggtctgcatggagtttgcatgttctccctgtgcgtGCATGggttctctggcttcctcccacagcccaaaaaatgactgttaggttaattggtctctctaaattctccctaggtgtgagtgtgtgtttgtgaatggttgtcttgtttctgtgttgccctgcggtGGACTgatgacctgtccagggtgtaccccgcctcttgcctgAAAAGTTCGTTGGACAGGCACCAGCACcactcctgaccccactagggacaagggtatacagaaaatggatggatggatggaagttgCCTACTGTAGCTTTAAGTCACAACTGCTCTCATAATCTACTATGCTTATTGgcacaatgtttttttccaccttGTCATGTTACAATTTTTCTGCGTTATCCCCTCTGGTTTTCTGTCATATCCTGGCCTTCGTAGCATCTCCCATGCAGCTCAGCTGACTCAGCGctattaaggtaaaactaaagcAGCTTGTTGAGTGATTATATTTTGAAAGACAAGCACATAAAGTGCATTTTCCATGCCTTTACCATTCTGGAATTACCCCTCCAGCTTTATTCCTATATCAACTGGCTGTTTCAGGATGACTAGCAGTGCCCTCttctggatggcggccaaacacTAAAGGAAGATCTAAGTGGATcgattggaactaattttaatctaataaaccattaattaaTTGCAAGTGGATTCATTGTTCGCATTCCCAGTAAGAAGACTTGAGGTCATATCACCACATTTCCTATCAACATGCCGTGTGTGTTGTagatgggaaaaaaagttatttattcaacaaagCTTTATGGACAATCTCTAGTTTCTTTCTCAGCCTAATCTTTATTAGCAAGACTTCACTACAAGGTTTTGGCTGGAAGgaagcattttaataaaacagcaaacaacAAGTAGAAATATCAGATAATTTCCATCTGTATGTATGATAAAAACCTGTTCGGTTACAGCTACTATAATGCCATGACTGTTCTCACTGTTCTTTGCTATACCTTCTCGGTACAATAAATCTGTACCATGTTTAAGTATCAGTGgatggaagcagctgaaaatctATAGAATCAGACAAGAAGTTAACTTCAATTTACCACTTATTTGATTCAAATATTGAGGGAAAAATACAAGACGGGATGCTTTAAATGTGCTCTTTTGTATTCTGTTggattcttttaaaacaatagaTCAGATGAACCCTACAGCTGTGTGTATGCTGCTGTTAGTCTAGACCTTTCCATCTTCACCCACTGTGCAATGAGCTCTGCTTCAGCCTTTCTGACTCTGACGACTGAGGCTGGATCAGAGTCATTAGATCCTCTgtaagacaacaaaaacatttgttttcatgttgaacatttcaacaacaaagcagaacaaactgaGGAGCCAGCAGCTTGTGGTACCTCAGGTCCAGGTGATGAGCCCCTCCAGAAATGTTTAGCGCAACCAGCGATGAACTCAGCGACTTGCGCACCTGAACATCAGAGAGCTGATTAACTTTGACGTGAGACTTCACTAAAGGTTTCCTGCCTGAGTCACACTCACCCCTCCGTTGGCCCATGGGTCCAGATCCCCGTTGGAGAAAATGATGTTGTTTGCGGTGGAGAGGGCTGAACACAAGAGATCTTTAGAACAGGGTTTTACAAAGTGGGGGCTGTGGCCCCCTGGGTGACTACCTGGGGCCAATCAGGGGCCTCAGAAAAGTGCACACGGGTCAGACCGCAGGagggttaaaaaaattaaataaattcttatttttttataaatgtaatacGTTTTTCTGTCATTAGTATAAAATATGTTATTGAATATGGAgatagaaaatagaaatagcCTTTACTGTCCCACAGAGGAGAAATTCAGGAAAACATTATTTGCCATGctcatctttctgattggctgccagtcaaattTATCAAGTTGCTCCTCAAGCTGGAATTGGAAAAGTTTCTGACAAgagaaagacaaaaggaaaCGTCCAGCAGCCCTGCTGCAGAAAAACCTAAACTGtggagattaaataaaatttgatggGGATTaggataaaaatattacatattttctaatCAAAAGATGGGATTGTGGTGGAAATTTTTATCAGGCAATGTATTCAACATCAAATTAATGAAGTCATAATATATTACTTGACAAAATTTTCCACCTAAGAACTCAttgaaaactaaaatcagaaggtaCACAGTAacatttatgcaaaattaaTCTATGCAAAATGGTTCATAAGGAACCATTGAATTAATTTagcataaattaattaattaagcaTTAACTTAGTAAATAAaggcaagaaaataaatgtaaaattcattGTTTCTGTCCATATTTTTGGTTTGGGCATTAGCAGCATTAGAAGATGGAGAACTGCACCCAAAagcttttaaaaccaaattttgtttaaaaaaaaaaaaaaaattaattaataggtattttaaataaattttgacTTTCTATTGATTTTGAAAGTCAAAAGTTTAGAGCTTTTAGTCTCTGACAGAGCTGCATAAACCAAATGGTAATGTGCATGTATTCTCCAGCCAGTGGAGAACACATGCACATTACCATGTAGTGAAGAATACATGCTCCTCTGAGACCAGAATAGAATCGGCTGGGATTTGGGGGGACCAAGGGTATTTGAGACTTACCATCCCCCCAGAACTGGATTTGGAGCCAGCCTGGCCGAGGAACCACAGCCCAGCGCTTGGAGCAGTAGGCCTTTCGGTCCTTCTCAGTGAAGGCCATCGGAGGAAACATGTCTGTCAAGTTGTTACTCTCAAAGCACAGCTCCACTTCTGTGCAGGCCTGAACACAAGCAGGACAATCAAGCAGTGAGATTTATCAAAAAGTGTCTGATTCTCAAAGTTGGAGCAGACTGTGAGCTGGTGGTGTGTGTGGGATCACTGGGTCGTTCTAAACACACTGGAATCTGCAATTTACACCTAAATAAGCACCCAGTTGTCTGGATCctgtacattttgtttttgtcagtaaagattttaaacttcatgttttcagcagttttaaaaacaaggtTCCTACTTCAGACTTCCAGAGCTCTGAGTCCTGTCTGTTAAAGATGAGTGATATGGATTTAAACTTGCAGTATTTATTGAGATAATGACAAACGTGACAAAGGCAGTATTTACAACTTCTCTGCAGTACGGTTTAGACAAACTATACGGCTGTAACTGCATGTCACTGTAGTCAATTTGCCAGAGAAATTGTGGCAAATTTGTCACTGTCACTTTTATGTAACCTGTATCTTCTTCAGGATgcagattacaaaaaaaatgttgtaaccTGCTTCAGTTTATAGCAACTACAGTGGCtgattaataatatttattggAGACCAAGGTGCAGAGAAAAGATCTAAAGCAACAATCCTGACAATATTGTCAATATATCTGTAGATAAACTTTATTCCTATCTTTTTAAAATGCCCTGAGATGAGATTTGTTGtggttatttaaataaactccaTTCACACCACTGACACATCTAGCCAACATGGAAGTAAAGCAGTTGGTACCACATCTCCTAATATTTCCCATCAGCCCCAGGGTTCTGGTGTACCTGGTAGTCCCATGCCAGGCTGTTGAATCCCAGTCCACATCCAGTTGGGTCAGCACACTGTACATAGAGACTGTAGAGGTCAAAACAGGTCAGCAACCCGGTCGAGTTGTACACGATCCCTGCAGGTTGGAAGGCATCGGTTACTGAACAGACATGGCTTCCTCACCTCGTGTtcacttgttttccttttgctACAAATTTTTTCTGAACTGTTACAAGAATGTTTACAATGAGAGGCACTGTCACTGTCTGCTCCCTTTTTCCACAAGGTGCACTGTACTGACCATGAAGCAAACCACTACCCTCTAGTGTCTGCACCCAGTAACTACATCTCAGGTGCCTTGGACAGAGTGATGCATCCTTTCACCCATCAGCACTGGTTTCAGGGGAAATCTTTGCTCAAACAATTGTCCAATCAGCAGCTGATTGGACGATGCTGAACACAAGCAGGACGATCAAGCAGTGAGATTTATCAAAAAGTGTCACAGAAGCAGATTCTCTGGCTAACCTGCGGTGTCTCGGAGGTTAGCCAGCAGATCCAATCCTCTCAGCATGGTTCCACAGGCCACCTGAAGGAAaatagaattattttttttttaaatcacagtttcACACCAGTTCAGCAGCTTCACATAAACTAAACGTGGTTCATCCATAATGTAACTTCTGTTAAGCAATCTGTCAAAGACTGTAGGGAATCATCTTTATCATGCCATTTCATTAGGAGCAGGTATATTTGTACGTCGTCTGCAAATCAGTGAAAGAAGACACTGAAAGTGAGTCCAAAAGGCAACAAGAATAATATGAACACAAAATACAGCCTAAGGTTGAACCTTAAGGGACCCCATAATTTAGATCTGCTGCCACAGAACAGTGATGGAGATGAACAGAAAAACTTCTGTTTTACAAAGTGTTAGATTTGTGATGAGAACAAATCTAACACTGTACCCTTAACACCAAAACAGTGCTGCAATCAAAATAAAGGGATGTCACAGTCAATAGTATTGAATGCTGCACTTAAATCTAATAACAATGTCCCTCCATCCAAGGAGATGGTTAAATACTCCAAGTGTTTCTGTACTGTGatcacatttaaaaccagaCTGGAGTTTCTAAGATATGTTGTAGTGGAATAATgtgtttcagaaacattttcagatgacaATGAAGCTAAAAATCCTTAGTTGCCATTTGTTTCTGAACATAAGTTTAACAAATGAACATGAAATGAACACTATGaacatgtaattattttaggattctagaaaaaaaatgtttgcttgaaTTTTGCCAACTAGATCCATTTTGTAAATGAAAGCCTTCCAGTCATTCCATGTCTGCAGCTAACAGACACCAGAGTGGCTTCTTCAGTCAtcacaataataaatattaaacatttgtaCCTCCTAAAAGCAGCGTGTCATGCCTGTGAAGCTGACCTTGACAGGGTTGGCGGGCATGTTGCCCATGAAGCTGGTGCTGTAGGGATAGTCCAGCATGGCCATCATGGTGAAGGCGTTCCTCAGCAGGCCGTAGAGCTGCTGGATGTCCTGAGGAGACGCCGGCGGCTTGCAGAGAGCAAATTCTGACTGGATGCTACTGTAATCTGGCACCAGCAGAACAACATGTCTTCATTCCAAATAATGGCATGTTTtgtaacaaataaaactgttcaTTGTGTGGGCGGTTGGGAAGAATTCACTTTGTAaatttttctgtgattttcagAAAGTTGTTCATGGCGGAGCTCCTCACCTTGGCGATCAGCTAATTGTTTTAACAGATGGAAAGCTCCTCTCACAGCATCTCTGCAATCAGGGCTGATGTTCTCAAAATcctgtaaagaaaaatatttttaaaaataaataaataaaaatcacattcagCATCTCACAGGTTGACATCCTAATTTTCAGTTCGTAGAGAAAAatctttgttaaaataaaaacttttaaagaaagaaaaaaaaaattcatcagGTTGAAaactaaaaggttt is a window of Xiphophorus hellerii strain 12219 chromosome 12, Xiphophorus_hellerii-4.1, whole genome shotgun sequence DNA encoding:
- the dpp7 gene encoding dipeptidyl peptidase 2, with product MTAGLIIFTVTVAVFSDPLHGLSHTYFQATKPAGSSDPQFTEKFFTQTLDHFNFNSMGNGTFSQRYLITDQYWKKGYGPIFFYTGNEGDIWEFALNSGFITELAAQQQALVIFAEHRYYGKSLPFGKESFNIPQVGLLTVEQALADYAIMIRELKEQLAASHCPVIVFGGSYGGMLSVYMRLKYPNMVAGALAASAPILSTAGLGDAAQFFRDVTADFENISPDCRDAVRGAFHLLKQLADRQDYSSIQSEFALCKPPASPQDIQQLYGLLRNAFTMMAMLDYPYSTSFMGNMPANPVKVACGTMLRGLDLLANLRDTAGIVYNSTGLLTCFDLYSLYVQCADPTGCGLGFNSLAWDYQACTEVELCFESNNLTDMFPPMAFTEKDRKAYCSKRWAVVPRPGWLQIQFWGDALSTANNIIFSNGDLDPWANGGVRKSLSSSLVALNISGGAHHLDLRGSNDSDPASVVRVRKAEAELIAQWVKMERSRLTAAYTQL